A genomic region of Syntrophorhabdales bacterium contains the following coding sequences:
- the uppS gene encoding polyprenyl diphosphate synthase, producing MVKRFLYFVYERLLSREIKQGPIPTHLGLILDGNRRYAREMGFDDLADGHREGARRLDAVLQWCGELDVKIITIWVLSPDNIQRSTEEVEGLFSVIKEKMEELSNNPVVRRYGYRITTVGNLDTLPDSVRAAIRKSEESTRDHGERILNIAIAYGGREEIVEAVRKSILEKKEGSVADLAASLTAEDIASHLYTCGIPDPDLIIRTSGEVRLSGFLLWQSAYSEFYFCDALWPAFRKIDFFRAIRSYQERTRRFGR from the coding sequence TTGGTAAAAAGATTCTTATACTTCGTTTACGAGAGACTTCTTTCCCGAGAAATCAAGCAAGGTCCTATACCAACCCACCTCGGCCTCATTCTCGATGGCAATCGACGCTACGCGCGCGAAATGGGCTTTGACGATCTTGCAGACGGACACCGCGAGGGAGCCCGCAGATTGGACGCGGTACTGCAGTGGTGCGGCGAGCTGGACGTCAAAATAATCACGATATGGGTGCTTTCGCCTGACAATATTCAGAGAAGCACGGAAGAGGTTGAGGGGCTCTTCAGCGTGATAAAGGAAAAGATGGAGGAGCTTTCCAATAATCCGGTAGTGAGGCGTTACGGTTACAGGATAACGACCGTCGGGAATCTCGACACGTTGCCGGACAGCGTCAGGGCAGCCATACGGAAATCGGAAGAATCCACAAGGGACCATGGAGAAAGGATACTCAATATTGCAATCGCCTATGGCGGCAGAGAGGAGATCGTGGAAGCCGTGCGCAAGAGTATACTGGAAAAGAAGGAAGGCTCTGTAGCAGATCTTGCCGCATCGCTGACCGCAGAAGATATTGCCAGCCATCTTTACACATGCGGCATTCCTGATCCGGACCTGATCATCAGAACCAGTGGAGAGGTTCGCCTTTCCGGTTTTCTCCTGTGGCAAAGCGCATACAGTGAGTTCTATTTTTGCGATGCGCTTTGGCCTGCCTTCCGTAAGATAGACTTTTTTAGGGCTATCCGTAGTTACCAGGAACGTACCAGGAGATTCGGTAGATGA
- a CDS encoding MBL fold metallo-hydrolase yields the protein MKLIEDLYVYPWVSAQENNANTIFIDGEVPTLIDPGHTHLFSHVIQGAVRDGIALESSKLVICTHGHPDHLEAAGRFDPEVIIAISRREYEYLKHEGKDLFMMTGCQVPKAPFNLLLTEGSLTLGTKRFQVLHTPGHSPGSLCLYWQDRKVLFSGDTLFYMGVGRTDLPGGDIRTLAESIARLSKLDIEYLVPGHGEVVKGKKTIEKNFQVVLQEFFSVNSM from the coding sequence ATGAAACTCATTGAAGATCTGTACGTCTACCCCTGGGTCTCGGCCCAGGAGAACAACGCGAATACTATTTTCATAGATGGTGAGGTGCCAACGCTGATCGACCCTGGCCACACGCACCTCTTTAGCCATGTGATTCAGGGGGCTGTGCGGGACGGCATCGCTCTTGAATCGAGCAAACTCGTCATATGTACGCACGGCCATCCGGACCACCTGGAAGCAGCGGGACGCTTTGATCCGGAAGTAATAATCGCTATCAGTCGGAGGGAATACGAATACCTCAAACACGAAGGAAAAGACCTGTTTATGATGACCGGGTGTCAGGTACCAAAAGCGCCGTTCAACCTTCTCCTGACAGAGGGCTCCCTCACGCTGGGGACCAAACGCTTTCAGGTACTCCATACTCCCGGCCATTCACCGGGATCACTATGCTTGTACTGGCAGGATCGTAAGGTGCTCTTTTCCGGGGATACTCTCTTCTATATGGGTGTGGGACGCACCGACCTGCCGGGAGGAGATATACGCACGTTGGCGGAGAGTATCGCACGACTCTCGAAGCTGGATATTGAATACCTCGTGCCCGGACACGGAGAAGTTGTCAAGGGAAAGAAGACAATCGAAAAGAACTTCCAAGTGGTTCTTCAGGAATTCTTTTCCGTGAACTCTATGTGA